The nucleotide sequence AACTAAAGGCGGCCTGAATCATGTGGGAGATGATTTTCACCTTCCAGCGTATGCAGGAGTTTCCCAGTCGCAATATCAAAGATATTAATGATTCCATCTATAGCACCGCTGGCTAAGTACTTTCCATCTGgactctagagagagagagagagagagagagagagagagagagagagagagacaattatTAAGGCCTGGAAAACGTTGTATTTTATGGAAAATCAGCGTTTTCTCAAATATTCATTCTAATGTGTTATTAGAATTACTGTCATTTGTGAAATcagtttattttaaaacactgaagCTGACTGTTACAGTGGTACTTATTTACATGCTACCCACTATTTttaacaaatacatatttatgattttttttcaatacttCATACGTGGATTAGCAATAACACTCAAAGTGGTTTGATCCTGGTGAAATATTTTAGAGCTGAGCATAGGTTCAATATaagcttttataaaaatgttttaatttaattcattggattaaattattaataaacctGGTCATTTAGCATTTCAGCAAGACAGCAAATTCAACTTTTTCTACAGGATGAACAAGAACgtatttaaagaaacaaatatttttagaaaacaattttccaaatgaAAATGCGATATACACTTTAAAGAGTTTCTGGAGTTTGTAAGATGTTTTTCTCTGAAAGGAATTatatttattctgcaaggatacATTCAactgatctaaagtgacagtaaaagacaattttaatgttacaaaggatttatatttcaaataaatgctgttcttttaaaccgtttgcacaaaaatattaagcagaacatggattttcaacaatgataataatcggAAATGTTCAATGAGCAGCACTGATCTTaatcttaccaactccaaactttgGTTTATAtagaactttaaaaaataatatataaaaaacgaTTGTTTAGATGCTTATGTACCACTTTTCCAGATACACAGAGATTCTTGTATGATCTTACATAGGCGATACTCAGAATGAATTTTCCTCTGGTGTCCAGCGAGTGCTCCTTTTTCCCACTTTCTACACCGAAGATGTTGACCTTCCCCAGATGGCTGCCGGTGGCAATGTATTTGGAGTCAGGAGAAAAGGCGACCGTCCAGGCGTCAACTGCAAACAGTATAGAAAGAGTTCAGCTGGATTAGACTCACTAACAAACAACTGATTAATAGACAAACAAGCAAGCAGCTCACCAGGGCCTGCATCCATGGACTTGATCTGTTTGCCCGTCTCCAGATCCCAGAGCCGAATGTGAGCGTCTAGAGAGCTGGAGGCAGCGATGGCTCCGTTCTGACTGATGTCCACTGACACCACGCCCAGCTGGTGACCCTCCAGCGTCCACTGCAGCTCCAGCTTCTCATCCCACCTGCGAGCCCATCACAACAAGTGCTGTAAGATCAGACacacttttttaaatcaataactgTATTCCACTTCATTCATTGATTTACCATTTCCACACTTTCACCAGGTCGTCCAAAGAGCCAGTCACAATGGTTTCTGACCCGTCTTTCTCGCTGCGACCCCATGCTGCCGTCCAGATGGCATCTTCATgagctgcacaaacacacagattcatTGGCTGTGCCCAAATATGCAGCCTAGATAGACAGCTCACTAGATTTTAGGCTCTAAATCTGAACAGGtgactaagtgtgtgtgtggactcACCATGCTCCTGCTTGAATAGTATACTGTACTAAAAACAGAACAATGAACATATTTATATCACGCTCAAGCATTATTCTGATCACTATATATACAGTAACGTTAAGACCGAAAACACGGAAGGGTTTGTTCATATTACCTGTGTGCTCATAGTCTCCGTATCAAAATCTTTTTGTAATGGAAACGAGcttcttttttaatgtttctaagCGCGTGTGTGAGTTACTGTGATGGGTTCATGAACTCACTTCATGCAAAACTGCTAGCGTAGCTTAGTTTATGACTAAATATACTGCCTTTGTAAGGCTTCGACGCGTCCTGGAGAGGTTTTAAATAAAATCCGAGAATCCTTTAGATTTGTTACACACGAATTAGATTTGTTACACAGGATTTGTTACACACGAAAGAATCAAAGCgctttattaacaataataaacacCCGCACTAACGCTGCCTAGAGAGTAGCCATGACACCTGCGCGCAAAGTACCATGGGAACAACCGCTTGACTCCGCCCTGCCTGTACTGTCTTTCAAAAAGTGCatgttattattatcaaagcATTGATCAAAGTGACAAATGcccttgataataataatgataataatacatttaatgataaataaattaaagggtaagtataatcaattaaaaaataattgaaataaaaaacaaataaattcaaatataataaataatacttttttaaatacataaataaaacgaAATAAACGCTAATCCTGATAAATTTacacaatattataaataatcaGTACAGTCATAGTAATAGTAccggtatttaaaaaaaagcaaaatgagtggtaataatataataaatgtatttattatttattacataaacaaacaaacaatattatcAAAGCATCCATGCAAATAACAGGTACTAGTGATAGTAATGAAATAACAGtaccaataaaaaaacacataaatgatcatacaataatgataatgtatttataaataaatatgtataatacattttaagtaaatatttcaaataaaacaaatacatgaaaataGAATACTAATACATCTTTATgaaataaatggatggatggaaggacaataaataattgataataataggtgtaataaaataatattaccagtatatataaatataaatagaataCAATATTGTTAAATCGTAAATGCAAATAACAGGTAGCACTGATAGTAATAAAGTAATgctatcaatatttaaaataaaaataaatagcataataataaacaaaaaaatgtgtaataatttacagaaataaattcttactataacttaataataaacaaacaaaattttttagcttgttttattttattggttgtcctgcttcgtcaataaacaagctacaggtcgtccaaaatgcagcagctagagtccttaccaggtcaagaaaatatgatcatattacccctattttacagtctctgcactggctacctattaagttccgtatcagttacaaattatcattacttacctataaggccctaaatggtttagctcctgcgtacctaactagccttctaccacgctacaacccatcacgcaccctaaggtcacaaaacgctggacttttggtagttcctaggatagcaaagtccactaaaggaggtagagctttttcacatttggctcccaaactctggaatagccttcctgataatgttcggggttcagacacactctctctgtttaaatctagattaaaaacgcatctctttcgccaagcattcgaataatgtatctcttaaattgtgagtgtagttgcatctgcatttttattctttagcttgggttaaactaattttactttgttggatcagcagctatgctaatgatgtctctattttgtttcttttgttatttacatcccgtggtaactaggatttacacaagctccagtctggatccagaacacctgagaagagatgatgctgaccctcagaggaccccagatgatgctaaccttgaatcaacaaacagaactaacaattattgctacatgtgtgactgcatcctataattactattaattaataatattgatagttcatcatctagctgactacgtcttgtattattattatttttatttttctaaaatcctgtcaaacgtgcacaaactactagctactactaaatattgtagaaacataattttctgtaaagttgctttgtaacgatttgtattgtaaaaagcgctatacaaataaacttgaattgaattgtcaCGGTTTGATTAAATAAATCTGACCTCTTTTATTGCTTTGTATTCAGTGATGACTGTCTTGTCAGTGATGagttttctaaaataatatattttaaaatggatatGTGTTCTATTTTTATGCCAACTTAAAAATAATTCCTTTCTGCTGCCACAGTACTTTTGAGGCACTTGAAGTGAGTCAGAATAGAAAAGCAGAAGACAATTAAACACAGTCAGATGAGATTTCTCACTTGATTACAGAAAAGGCCAATCaaatctctctctgtgtttgagAGTCGGACAGAAGGAAGTCCATATGCTATGTGGGATTTTAGTCCTTTTATGTCTTGAGCAGTGAGAGTTTCTCAGCTGATGCCCTTTGAGGTGCAATGTGCCTCGCAGAGGGATTTCAGCATCGACTGACCTAGATCTGACAACGCcagcaagagacagagagagagagaggggggaagaATGTGCTGCTTTATGGTTTAGATGAATGAAATATGGTCTATTTTATGGCTCTTAACAAGACAGCAGCACTTGACAAAAATGACTTTAACCCATGATTTTTAGAAATGGGTAGCAAAAAGAAGCTGATTGTATATAGTCACATTCCAGCATGACAAGAACTACCCGGACTCTTACAAAAGAGTACTGTATACAGTACAGTGATAGCATCAGATGGTGCTATATCATGTTACTGCTGGATTACCATATTCATATACATAGTAGTTCAAGGTGCCTTAAATATACCATAAAATTGTTatagattctgattggttgattgcagCATTCAGATATTTATGTCATCCATGAAGCTGTATATGCAACACTTTCGTGCCAATTCGTAAATGATGGTTAATTCACATGGATTTGTATCATATGTTTTCATAcaaataaccagtgttgggggcaatacattacaagtaacgcgagttatgTTTATCAGATTACTTTTCCAaaataactagtaaagtaatgcattacttttaaatttacaaaaaaaatatctgagttactttttcaaataagtaacgcaagttactttgttttccaatTTATTCACTAACAGTTCTCCTGTCCCCATGCTGAGAGAAACTGAGAGTACAAAGCCTTTAAGATTGCCAAAAATATAATTATGggtttattgttattaaaaaacaaataagcaagcccagcccaggcaaaaaaagtaacgcaaaagtagaCAAtctgttacttttttatggagtaatgcaatattgtaatgtattacttttaaaagtatcttTCCCCAATGCtgaaacctgtttttatacagtctatggctgAAACTTCATACGCAATTCCTACCTGGAAAAATAGTTGCGTTTTCTCATGCGATTGAGTTTGTTTTTCAGGACTGAAACCAGCTCTCCTATCATATCGCGAACCTCTGCTCTTTTTTTCTTAGAAATGCAATTGGCTCCACTAATTCATATGAATTCATTCACTCTCATTCATACATTTTGTCCGATTGACTTGTGCCCCACTGACGGTCAGCTTTAGGTGTGGGGTATTTTAGGGGTGATTTTtcatacttatttttttttttaatcttacatttcaatacaattttcatcatacaaattcatacacAACCGGTAGTTTGTAAACTAGTTGCATTTTCTCATGAATTTGGGTTTGTGTATCAATCCGCTCATCCTTACTGAAACCGGCACAATACTTTCATGTGTcatatttcataaaaatgcaaCTGCTGCTCTACTCTGGCTTCTCAGTTACTGTTACAGTGTTCTTCAGTATTAATACTACTGTAATATTAGTGTCCGTGTCTTGTTGCTAGGAAGATTGTTTTTGAGGGATCTTAATGGACTGTTTTTCTTAGTGGGGGCTTCAAGATAACAGGCTActaaatttgtaattaatatatgAGTATTAATATGTGTATAAAATGAACAGTTAATTGCAAAATAGACATAAATTCATACATTTGAGTCACATGTAGTTGTTTTTGAGTTGTTTTTGAGGGCACCGAAACCCAGAATAATTTCTCAAATATTAGGCGCATTTGACCTCAACCACAAAacattttagttaaaataaaatcaattgttTTACTTTAGAGTACTGTTAATTCCTCATCTGTTTTACATTTGCATGATGGGTTTAATGTGGGTCTGTGTGCAGTTTCCTTCTTTTCTCTCTGCTTTTAATAGCTTTTGGCTCATCTTGTGCTTTAACTCAGTATAGACACTCAACTAAATTCTCTATCAGGGTTTAGCTGTAATTAGTGCTTAATTTGAGCATGTTTTTGCGCTCGTGCAAACCAGTCCAATTTATCAGCAAAACAGCTCTTAATTTTCCCTCGTTCGTTTCTCCGAATGAAATGAGATgaagcagctgtttgtctcgagGTGCATTGTACTAAGAAACCCTTTAATGTGCCTTCTGGAAACCAGTTAGCGTTTAAGAGGTTGTGGAGTTCATTTGAGTCCATCTTCAAGAAGAAAAGCTCAGCGTGCAGCGTCAGTACAGGCTCTCGAAGCTCAGACTGTATCTGAAAAATGACTGCTCCTGGTTTCTCATGGCTTAATATGCTGAAACAAACGTCACCAGAGGGAGAATTGACTAAGGTAGCCTTTTCACGGCCACTGGAGTGTTTGTCTGTAGGAACTGCTTTTTCATTCAAGCACTTTTGAGGGCAGGAGCCtttagaattaaaaaatataaagaccTTCATGCTGGACAAAGCAGAAAGCTTGTGTCCAAACCTAATTAAGACCTTGTACAGAAAGTATTTTGTCATCATGAAGGACTATAGCAGTGCTTTAGTCCGCCAAACATAATGAGATGCACCACGAGAATCGGTCTAAATCTGCTGTCCTGTAAGATGCTTTCTGATTTACTTGGCTTTGACTGGTCAATCGCAGCACTCTGTGGTCAAAAATGTGACCGTTGAGCTAGTTTAACGTCTCTCCCTTCACTCCATGCTCTTGTTGTTCTCATAATATAAACAATTTGAACTTGATCAACTTGAATTAATATTTTGCATGCACTTATAAAGGATTTAAGTCTAATTTACGTACCTTTTCtaatataaaatgcatgtttatgTTTGTGCAGGTTCATTAATATACTCATAtggtcattaatattaataaaacactcccccttttaatttttttcatacatttttgaaaatgctaagatttttgcaaatttgtaatatactgtatatacacacatttattataatttgctactaaatatctcaaataaaacaaag is from Carassius carassius chromosome 43, fCarCar2.1, whole genome shotgun sequence and encodes:
- the LOC132125161 gene encoding superkiller complex protein 8-like, whose amino-acid sequence is MSTQYSILFKQEHAHEDAIWTAAWGRSEKDGSETIVTGSLDDLVKVWKWWDEKLELQWTLEGHQLGVVSVDISQNGAIAASSSLDAHIRLWDLETGKQIKSMDAGPVDAWTVAFSPDSKYIATGSHLGKVNIFGVESGKKEHSLDTRGKFILSIAYSPDGKYLASGAIDGIINIFDIATGKLLHTLEGHAMPIRSLTFSPDSQLLVTASDDGYIKIYDVQHANLAGTLSGHASWVLNVAFSPDNTHFVSSSSDKSVKVWDTTSRSCVNTFFDHQDQVWSVKYNPTGSKIVSAGDDRAIHIYDCPM